A single window of Nicotiana sylvestris chromosome 5, ASM39365v2, whole genome shotgun sequence DNA harbors:
- the LOC104214493 gene encoding auxin-responsive protein SAUR68-like, with the protein MERKTMPSSKKLIKMARKWQKFAIKQRKRISLPRNGSDADNCSTSSSSIAEKGHFVVYTIDQRHFVIPMAYLENEVIRQLLSMSEEEFGLPSGGPITLPCDSAFMDNIMSLIKKGITAGDLHKALFLSIPSCCCSTSSFHQESENQEILVY; encoded by the coding sequence atggaaagaaagaCAATGCCCAGTTCTAAGAAGCTCATCAAAATGGCAAGGAAATGGCAAAAGTTCGCGATCAAGCAGAGGAAGAGGATTTCACTTCCAAGAAATGGTAGTGATGCAGACAATTGTAGTACATCTTCGTCCTCTATCGCTGAGAAAGGCCATTTTGTAGTCTATACAATTGATCAAAGGCATTTCGTCATTCCCATGGCCTACCTTGAAAATGAGGTCATAAGGCAACTCTTGAGCATGTCTGAAGAAGAGTTTGGACTACCAAGTGGCGGTCCTATTACATTACCCTGTGATTCAGCGTTCATGGACAACATCATGTCACTGATCAAGAAAGGTATAACTGCTGGAGATCTTCATAAAGCATTGTTCCTCTCAATTCCTTCATGTTGTTGTTCAACTTCTTCTTTTCACCAAGAAAGTGAAAATCAAGAGATTCTCGTTTAttga